A window of Nitrososphaerota archaeon contains these coding sequences:
- a CDS encoding OB-fold nucleic acid binding domain-containing protein, translating to MKVSELRDGMRRVDAEGEITEISETREVTLRTGGKARVADAMLNDGTGSIKVSLWDDQIDQVKVGSRVKITNGYTNSYRGEVRLNVGRYGTIEVVE from the coding sequence TTGAAGGTCAGTGAATTGAGAGACGGCATGCGCCGCGTAGATGCCGAAGGTGAAATTACTGAGATATCTGAAACGAGGGAGGTTACTCTTCGAACTGGTGGCAAGGCTCGAGTCGCTGATGCTATGTTGAACGATGGAACAGGCTCTATCAAAGTCTCACTCTGGGACGACCAGATCGATCAAGTAAAGGTCGGCTCAAGAGTAAAGATCACTAACGGGTACACGAACAGCTACCGTGGAGAAGTCCGGCTGAATGTCGGGCGATACGGTACAATCGAAGTCGTCGAGTAA
- the hisA gene encoding 1-(5-phosphoribosyl)-5-[(5-phosphoribosylamino)methylideneamino]imidazole-4-carboxamide isomerase gives MEIIPSIDLYGGKVVRFVKGDPKTSKIYSDDPVKTAKSWAQEGVHAIHVVDLDSALGTGANNREYISKIADAVKIPVQVGGGIRDFQYASSLLKQGVSRIVVGTLAFKDPEVVKKMTTSFGSEKVAVALDYVGDKVVVRGWTTSTGISIQDAITKFRYLGADIFLMTSVERDGTLIGPDCRTLRNILKKTKVKIIASGGIGTLHDLVHLKKIGVYGAIIGKALYEEKITLRDAVWATNR, from the coding sequence ATGGAGATTATTCCCTCTATCGACCTTTACGGCGGCAAAGTTGTCCGTTTCGTAAAAGGAGATCCGAAGACCTCTAAAATCTACAGCGACGATCCGGTAAAGACCGCTAAAAGCTGGGCTCAAGAAGGAGTACACGCTATACACGTCGTGGATCTCGACTCTGCGCTGGGAACAGGAGCCAATAACCGCGAGTACATTTCCAAGATAGCTGATGCTGTCAAAATACCTGTTCAGGTGGGCGGCGGAATCCGGGACTTCCAATACGCCTCCTCGCTCCTGAAGCAAGGAGTCTCACGAATCGTGGTGGGCACCCTCGCATTCAAGGATCCTGAGGTGGTGAAGAAGATGACCACCTCCTTCGGGTCTGAAAAAGTAGCGGTCGCACTAGACTACGTAGGTGATAAGGTAGTCGTCCGAGGCTGGACAACCTCTACTGGTATTTCGATTCAAGACGCGATCACGAAGTTTCGTTACCTAGGCGCCGACATTTTCCTAATGACTTCTGTGGAGCGCGACGGAACCCTGATCGGACCTGACTGCCGCACACTTAGAAACATACTGAAAAAAACGAAGGTAAAAATCATCGCAAGCGGAGGCATCGGTACCCTGCACGATCTAGTTCACCTCAAGAAGATCGGAGTTTACGGAGCAATAATCGGCAAAGCCCTATACGAAGAGAAGATCACCTTGAGAGACGCAGTGTGGGCAACCAACCGATGA
- the hisF gene encoding imidazole glycerol phosphate synthase subunit HisF produces MPLAKRIIPCLDVNHGKVVKGIHFRNLRDAGDPASLAKRYCDEGADELVFLDITASPEKRKILEKMVKEVAMVLDIPFTVGGGISSLEDARLVLQNGADKVSVNTAAVNDPDLVTRLSDKFGGQCVVVAVDAKRRFDSLKDRITVEEDGSNFWFEVHTYGGSRPTGLDAVAWAKQAEKMGAGEILLTSIDKDGTESGYDLSLTRLVSENVSIPVIASGGCGTAEHILEVFQKGGADAALAASIFHYGTYSVTDVKQYLRSRKVTVRL; encoded by the coding sequence ATGCCTCTGGCGAAACGAATCATACCCTGTCTTGATGTGAATCATGGGAAGGTTGTGAAGGGCATCCACTTCCGGAACCTGCGGGATGCGGGAGACCCCGCCTCGTTAGCGAAGAGATACTGTGATGAAGGTGCTGATGAACTGGTCTTCCTAGACATCACTGCCTCTCCGGAGAAACGTAAGATACTAGAGAAAATGGTCAAGGAAGTTGCTATGGTTCTAGACATCCCGTTCACCGTCGGCGGCGGCATCAGTAGTCTTGAAGATGCTCGGCTTGTGCTTCAAAACGGTGCTGACAAAGTCTCGGTAAACACCGCGGCAGTAAACGATCCCGATCTTGTAACGCGGCTGTCAGATAAGTTCGGAGGACAATGTGTGGTAGTCGCGGTGGATGCGAAACGAAGATTCGACTCACTTAAAGATCGCATCACTGTTGAAGAGGATGGGTCAAACTTCTGGTTCGAAGTCCATACCTACGGTGGCTCCCGTCCGACTGGGCTAGATGCAGTGGCTTGGGCTAAGCAGGCTGAAAAAATGGGTGCAGGTGAGATTCTTCTCACATCAATAGATAAAGATGGAACCGAGAGCGGCTACGATCTGTCGTTAACTCGTTTAGTCTCAGAGAATGTATCTATCCCAGTGATCGCCAGCGGGGGATGCGGGACTGCTGAGCATATATTGGAGGTTTTTCAGAAGGGTGGCGCTGATGCAGCTTTGGCGGCCTCAATATTCCACTACGGAACCTATTCAGTCACAGATGTCAAGCAGTATCTCAGAAGTAGAAAGGTGACCGTGAGACTTTGA
- the hisI gene encoding phosphoribosyl-AMP cyclohydrolase, whose amino-acid sequence MKEIKIDSIDFGKGDGLVPVVVQDAEKQDVLMVAYANREAIELTMKTGYAHYWSRSRQSLWKKGETSGHLQKVREVLIDCDQDTVLYIVDQTGVACHTGERSCFHNKLVK is encoded by the coding sequence TTGAAGGAAATCAAAATCGACTCTATAGACTTCGGGAAAGGCGACGGCCTAGTGCCCGTTGTGGTGCAGGATGCAGAGAAACAGGATGTGCTAATGGTCGCATACGCTAACCGCGAGGCGATTGAGTTGACGATGAAGACGGGTTATGCGCACTACTGGAGCCGTTCACGCCAATCGCTGTGGAAGAAAGGCGAAACCTCAGGCCACCTGCAGAAGGTGCGCGAAGTCCTGATAGACTGCGACCAAGATACTGTACTCTACATTGTAGATCAAACCGGTGTCGCATGCCACACCGGAGAAAGAAGCTGCTTCCACAACAAGCTAGTAAAGTAG
- the hisH gene encoding imidazole glycerol phosphate synthase subunit HisH: protein MTRVGIIDYGAGNLFSLKTGLERRGVAVEITDRFSKQMSFDGVILPGVGNFGAAAKTLKPSKEELISAVKSGLPFLGICLGAQLIFKRSEEDKGEGLAFLDGDVVRLPNSVKVPHMGWNNLDIAKRGELLKNVEDKAWVYFVHSYYPKTADDAAVAATSDYGVKFPAVIAKKNIFGTQFHPEKSGPVGAVILNNFIEICRR from the coding sequence ATGACCAGAGTCGGTATAATCGATTATGGCGCAGGGAACCTCTTCAGCCTGAAAACAGGCTTGGAAAGGCGCGGCGTAGCCGTAGAGATTACCGACCGATTCTCAAAACAGATGAGCTTCGACGGCGTAATTCTCCCCGGAGTAGGAAACTTCGGGGCAGCCGCCAAGACACTAAAACCCTCAAAGGAAGAGCTGATTTCAGCTGTCAAGTCGGGGCTTCCATTCCTCGGTATCTGCCTAGGAGCGCAGCTAATCTTCAAGAGGAGTGAAGAGGATAAGGGCGAAGGATTAGCCTTCCTAGACGGAGATGTAGTGCGGCTTCCCAACTCGGTCAAGGTTCCCCACATGGGCTGGAACAACCTAGACATCGCCAAACGCGGCGAGCTTCTGAAAAATGTTGAGGATAAGGCGTGGGTGTACTTCGTTCACTCCTATTATCCGAAGACCGCTGATGATGCAGCGGTAGCCGCAACCTCCGATTACGGGGTCAAGTTTCCAGCAGTAATAGCAAAGAAGAATATCTTTGGGACACAGTTTCACCCGGAAAAGTCAGGACCCGTCGGTGCCGTCATCCTGAACAACTTCATCGAAATCTGCAGAAGATGA
- the hisB gene encoding imidazoleglycerol-phosphate dehydratase HisB, translating into MRTAKTKRKTLETSVTVEVKLDGEGRNLCETGIKYLDHMLTTLSKHSLIDLTVKATGDLRHHVVEDVAITIGETISKALEDRAGIVRFGFASVPMDDALAAVSLDLVKRPYSVIDLKLQHESIEDMLNDDIQHFLQSFTQSLEATIHIRADYGEDDHHKVEAAFKALALSLRQAITVDPRRKTPPSAKGVM; encoded by the coding sequence TTGAGAACCGCCAAAACAAAGCGGAAGACCTTGGAAACGTCGGTCACAGTAGAGGTGAAGCTTGACGGTGAAGGGAGGAACCTATGCGAAACCGGGATCAAATATCTTGATCATATGCTGACCACCCTCTCCAAACACAGCCTAATCGACCTAACCGTAAAGGCTACCGGCGATTTACGGCACCACGTGGTTGAAGATGTAGCTATCACCATCGGGGAAACAATCTCTAAAGCGCTTGAGGATCGAGCAGGCATAGTAAGATTCGGTTTCGCCTCTGTTCCAATGGATGATGCACTCGCAGCTGTAAGCCTCGATCTAGTTAAACGACCCTACAGCGTAATCGACCTGAAGCTGCAGCACGAAAGCATAGAAGATATGTTGAATGACGATATACAGCACTTTCTTCAATCTTTCACGCAGTCACTAGAAGCCACCATTCATATCAGAGCCGACTATGGGGAAGATGATCATCACAAGGTCGAAGCCGCCTTCAAAGCCCTCGCCCTATCACTTCGACAGGCCATCACGGTTGATCCACGGAGAAAAACCCCGCCCAGCGCCAAAGGCGTGATGTAA
- a CDS encoding NADP-dependent malic enzyme, producing MQTVPKCAVRSFEDFAIWYTPGVAEVCKAIRKHPEKVFDYTNRGNTVAIVNDGTRVLGLGNIGPEAGLPVMEGKALLFKYLGGVDAFPISLNTQNAEDIINACKWIQPSFGGINLEDIEKPKCFYILERLEKELDIPIWHDDRSGTATVATTGLVNALKVVGKKINQVNVAMIGSGAANMTIAEMLIAAGVNPKKIVMVDSHGILSRHREDVKNDQKKWQICLETNAEGRQGGAAEAIKGADVVIAMSTPVPGTVKKEWIRTMQNNAIVFACANPLPEIWPWDAAEAGAKIVATGRSDFPNQVNNSLGFPAIFRGVLDVRATKITNEMCLAAAFELAKVAEDKGLSANYIIPKMDEWEVFIREAVVVGLKAMEQGVARVKRSRDELEDMSRSTIKNARDTVHALMDKKLIPPPPKD from the coding sequence ATGCAGACTGTTCCTAAGTGTGCAGTCAGATCATTCGAGGACTTTGCTATATGGTACACCCCAGGTGTAGCTGAGGTCTGCAAGGCCATCCGGAAGCACCCGGAGAAGGTCTTTGATTACACTAACCGAGGCAACACAGTCGCTATAGTGAATGACGGAACAAGGGTATTGGGATTAGGCAACATAGGTCCAGAGGCTGGTCTGCCAGTCATGGAAGGAAAGGCCCTTCTATTCAAGTATCTGGGCGGAGTTGACGCCTTTCCAATATCGCTCAATACTCAAAATGCGGAGGATATCATCAACGCATGCAAATGGATTCAACCCTCGTTCGGCGGCATCAACTTAGAAGATATCGAGAAGCCCAAGTGCTTCTACATCCTAGAGCGATTGGAGAAGGAGCTGGACATACCTATCTGGCATGATGATAGAAGCGGCACCGCTACAGTCGCGACCACAGGGCTAGTCAACGCCTTGAAGGTAGTTGGAAAGAAGATCAACCAAGTCAACGTCGCCATGATAGGAAGTGGAGCTGCAAACATGACAATCGCCGAGATGCTGATAGCTGCGGGTGTCAATCCGAAGAAGATCGTCATGGTAGATAGTCACGGTATCCTCAGCAGGCATAGAGAAGATGTGAAGAACGATCAGAAAAAATGGCAGATCTGTCTCGAAACCAACGCTGAAGGACGACAGGGAGGCGCTGCAGAAGCAATCAAAGGCGCAGACGTAGTCATAGCAATGTCAACCCCCGTACCTGGAACAGTCAAGAAGGAATGGATCCGCACGATGCAGAACAACGCTATCGTCTTTGCCTGCGCAAACCCGCTTCCAGAAATCTGGCCATGGGACGCAGCTGAAGCAGGAGCCAAAATCGTGGCGACCGGACGTTCAGATTTTCCCAACCAAGTGAACAACTCGCTCGGGTTCCCAGCCATATTCCGCGGTGTCCTAGACGTTAGAGCCACAAAGATCACAAATGAAATGTGTCTAGCAGCCGCATTCGAACTGGCGAAGGTAGCTGAAGACAAGGGTCTAAGCGCCAACTACATCATCCCTAAGATGGATGAATGGGAAGTCTTCATTCGCGAAGCAGTAGTCGTCGGATTGAAAGCCATGGAGCAAGGAGTCGCCAGAGTCAAGAGAAGCCGCGACGAACTTGAAGACATGAGCCGCAGCACCATCAAGAACGCTAGAGACACAGTTCATGCTCTAATGGACAAAAAACTGATCCCACCACCACCGAAAGACTAG
- the hisG gene encoding ATP phosphoribosyltransferase yields the protein MAIIKFAIPKGSLEEATYQFLSQAGYVISGGGRSYRPQINDKDIALKLLRPQEIPTYVSEGIEDIAITGEDWISETRSDVQILCNLEYGRVKLVAGVPKDLPVDSLSTLLDYLLSRNQPVRISTEYLRICSDWVKSNNVYREKFGDQDPMIVTPWWRIGQNPGVSIFLSFGATEAKPPEVADIIMDVTETGSTFSANNIKMIETVMESYAVLIANKAALADPIKREKIYDVLALFRGVVSGRKNLHIFVNVKKENLKKLLAALPALKRPTISPLSDEGWLSVNTVVEKQQFLQLLPVLRKLAQGLVVHEPRQILPLDEIPKGVEGEA from the coding sequence ATGGCTATAATCAAATTCGCAATACCGAAAGGCTCCCTAGAGGAGGCTACCTATCAATTCCTGTCTCAGGCCGGGTACGTCATCTCGGGTGGCGGAAGATCCTATAGGCCACAAATAAACGACAAGGACATTGCGTTAAAGCTGCTTAGGCCACAGGAGATACCTACCTACGTCTCCGAAGGCATCGAGGATATAGCTATCACAGGTGAGGATTGGATATCTGAGACCAGATCTGATGTGCAGATACTCTGTAACCTTGAGTACGGTCGGGTGAAGCTGGTTGCTGGAGTACCCAAAGATCTACCAGTTGACTCGCTGTCCACTCTACTGGACTACCTTTTATCCAGGAATCAGCCTGTCCGCATATCAACTGAGTATCTGAGAATCTGCTCAGACTGGGTGAAGTCGAACAATGTGTACCGTGAAAAATTCGGGGATCAGGATCCGATGATTGTAACACCTTGGTGGAGAATCGGTCAGAATCCCGGTGTCAGCATCTTCCTCTCTTTCGGTGCAACCGAGGCTAAGCCACCTGAAGTAGCTGACATAATTATGGATGTAACTGAGACGGGATCCACCTTCTCAGCCAACAACATAAAGATGATTGAAACAGTAATGGAGTCATATGCGGTGCTAATAGCCAACAAGGCTGCGTTAGCGGATCCGATTAAACGCGAAAAGATTTACGATGTTTTAGCGCTCTTCCGCGGAGTCGTCAGCGGCCGAAAGAACCTGCACATCTTCGTGAACGTGAAGAAGGAGAATCTGAAGAAGCTGCTCGCTGCACTACCGGCGCTTAAACGACCGACAATCAGTCCACTATCAGACGAAGGCTGGCTCTCAGTCAACACAGTCGTAGAGAAGCAGCAGTTCCTACAACTCCTGCCCGTCCTTAGGAAGCTCGCTCAAGGCTTAGTTGTCCACGAACCTCGGCAAATCCTTCCACTAGACGAGATTCCTAAGGGTGTCGAAGGTGAAGCGTAA
- the hisD gene encoding histidinol dehydrogenase: MKRKAPIKTIDLRSLDPAAAVSKLRSKQPIPPKVTRIVQRIVKEVEAKGDAALLSYTSKLDGAELTPGTLKVTSQEIREAYRKISKEQVSAIRFAKQRIEQFEQAVMDSLKPPQINEDGVKIKQKIVPINSVGCYVPGGRASYPSSLLMTVIPAKTAGVKRIVVTSPPTKDGKIPPLLLVAADICEVKEFYKAGGAQAIAALAYGTDTVKPVEKIVGPGNIYVTAAKQLVSSVVATDLPAGPSEILILADSSANPDFVVRDLLSQAEHGPDSICGVATDSSNLALKVTNLLGKLLSKVERREMVEASLSKGGFIAICKNMSQVVELANLFAPEHLEVMTAEPARTAEGITSAGLVLLGEYSPVAASDYCVGTNHVLPTGGSARRSSGLSSLDFVRRMDIVDCSKQGLEALRGAASLLASSEGLSNHASAINERFRGKSTNA, from the coding sequence GTGAAGCGTAAAGCGCCGATAAAAACAATCGACCTGCGAAGCTTAGACCCCGCCGCAGCAGTCTCCAAGCTTCGCTCCAAACAACCTATTCCTCCAAAGGTAACCCGAATAGTTCAACGCATCGTAAAAGAGGTTGAAGCGAAAGGCGACGCCGCACTGCTAAGCTACACCAGCAAACTCGACGGAGCAGAACTTACCCCCGGCACATTAAAAGTAACTTCACAAGAAATTAGGGAAGCGTACCGCAAAATCTCCAAGGAACAAGTGTCAGCAATCCGTTTCGCTAAGCAACGCATAGAACAGTTTGAGCAGGCCGTAATGGACAGTCTGAAACCTCCGCAGATAAATGAAGATGGAGTAAAGATCAAACAGAAGATCGTCCCAATAAACAGTGTAGGCTGCTACGTTCCAGGCGGCCGCGCATCATACCCCAGCTCCCTTCTCATGACAGTTATACCGGCGAAGACCGCGGGTGTCAAACGAATAGTCGTCACTTCACCCCCAACTAAGGACGGCAAGATTCCGCCCCTACTCCTAGTAGCGGCTGATATCTGCGAAGTCAAAGAGTTCTACAAGGCCGGTGGAGCGCAGGCGATAGCAGCCTTAGCCTACGGCACCGACACAGTGAAGCCAGTGGAGAAAATAGTGGGACCTGGGAACATCTACGTTACCGCTGCTAAACAACTGGTCTCCAGCGTTGTCGCAACTGATCTACCAGCAGGTCCAAGCGAAATACTGATACTGGCTGACTCCTCAGCTAATCCAGACTTTGTGGTTCGAGACCTGCTCTCGCAGGCTGAGCACGGGCCTGACAGCATCTGTGGTGTAGCGACAGATTCGTCGAACCTCGCCCTGAAGGTCACAAATTTGCTGGGCAAGCTACTTAGCAAGGTTGAGCGTCGAGAAATGGTGGAAGCCTCTCTAAGCAAAGGTGGCTTCATCGCTATCTGCAAGAACATGAGCCAGGTTGTGGAGTTAGCTAATCTGTTTGCACCTGAACACCTAGAGGTTATGACCGCAGAGCCTGCGAGAACGGCTGAAGGGATCACTTCCGCCGGACTAGTTCTACTAGGGGAATACTCGCCTGTTGCCGCTAGTGATTACTGTGTAGGCACGAATCACGTACTCCCCACCGGAGGCTCGGCTCGCCGGAGCTCCGGTCTCTCATCTTTGGATTTTGTTAGACGAATGGATATCGTGGACTGCTCGAAACAGGGTCTTGAGGCTTTGCGCGGCGCAGCTTCCCTTTTAGCTTCGTCAGAAGGGCTTTCAAACCACGCTTCAGCTATCAATGAACGTTTCAGAGGGAAATCAACTAATGCTTAG
- a CDS encoding heavy-metal-associated domain-containing protein has protein sequence MFQLIQSMAKRREVIQLIGLDCYVCKLPIEKTVGKMNGVIEIHINPLTSKALVEYDTDTIDLPTIKKAILKAGYKVMGTPESMM, from the coding sequence GTGTTCCAGCTGATCCAGAGTATGGCTAAACGGAGAGAAGTTATCCAACTGATAGGCCTCGACTGCTACGTTTGTAAGCTCCCAATCGAAAAGACTGTTGGAAAGATGAACGGAGTAATTGAGATACACATCAACCCCCTAACATCCAAAGCGCTCGTCGAATACGACACAGACACAATTGACCTACCCACCATTAAGAAGGCAATTCTCAAAGCAGGCTACAAAGTTATGGGAACACCTGAGAGCATGATGTAG
- a CDS encoding Gfo/Idh/MocA family oxidoreductase, whose translation MARMAVIGTGGWGKNHLRVLYEIGSLVAFCDVDQARVDEYEKKYGVKGYNSPDELLNSERLDGVEICTPTSTHFSVAEKTISKGVNTFVEKPLTASSSEGEKLVALAARHKVKLTSGYIERFNPAVTELKNVLRGGSIGEPLLLEFHRENKWSGRIQDVGIVLDTSVHDIDTARWVFESEPKMVFARTGQVLSNHEDFATIILGFDKQKTAFITSNWVTPKRMRQLVTVCTGGVATVDFVSQSIVIDDVAGSRSPRYDVQEPLKRELQSFIECIEKDRQPLVTGQDAVNTTKIAEAALVSSQSGAPIYLDI comes from the coding sequence ATGGCAAGAATGGCGGTAATTGGAACCGGCGGTTGGGGTAAGAATCATCTACGCGTCCTCTATGAGATTGGATCTCTCGTCGCATTCTGCGATGTCGATCAGGCGAGAGTTGATGAGTATGAGAAGAAGTACGGGGTGAAAGGCTACAACTCGCCTGACGAGCTTCTCAACAGTGAACGACTCGACGGGGTCGAGATCTGCACCCCTACGTCAACTCATTTCTCGGTTGCCGAAAAAACCATCAGTAAAGGAGTAAACACCTTTGTCGAAAAACCGTTAACAGCCTCGTCCAGCGAAGGCGAAAAGCTAGTTGCGCTGGCTGCTAGGCATAAAGTAAAGTTAACCTCAGGATATATTGAGCGGTTCAACCCGGCTGTTACCGAGCTGAAAAATGTGTTGAGAGGTGGCTCTATCGGTGAGCCTCTTTTACTGGAGTTTCATCGAGAGAACAAGTGGTCTGGAAGAATCCAGGATGTCGGCATCGTACTGGACACATCTGTTCACGATATTGATACTGCGCGCTGGGTCTTCGAGTCTGAGCCTAAGATGGTGTTTGCTAGAACCGGGCAGGTTCTGAGCAACCATGAGGATTTCGCGACCATAATCCTCGGTTTCGACAAGCAGAAGACAGCCTTCATAACATCTAACTGGGTGACTCCGAAACGTATGCGGCAACTCGTAACTGTTTGTACAGGCGGCGTCGCAACAGTCGACTTCGTGTCTCAAAGCATCGTGATTGATGATGTAGCCGGCTCAAGGAGCCCAAGATATGATGTGCAGGAACCGTTGAAGAGAGAGCTCCAGAGCTTCATCGAATGCATAGAAAAGGATCGGCAGCCGCTCGTAACAGGTCAAGATGCGGTGAACACAACAAAGATCGCTGAGGCCGCACTGGTTTCCAGTCAATCAGGCGCCCCAATCTACCTAGACATTTAG
- a CDS encoding UDP-N-acetylglucosamine-1-phosphate transferase — protein sequence MLQINTTAVAFLSFAIPFIATLLITPLLIKTLTKRGVLVQDYHKANKPLVPKPGGPAIIVSLILGEAVVYVATGSTGALALLLVTGIAGAIGLIDDIFTLSGALKPALLIIGSLPILLLDTYSFHPEFPLFGAVRLSIIYPLILLIAIPITSNTVNTIDVLNGVVSGFIVIISIPLIFAMLLKGETTIALATLPIIATSLAFYVFHRFPSRIFPGDSGSLTLGALYGGLAVVGGVEVVGIVALLPAILNSFFFLSSVRRFVEHRKIKQRPTKLLEGERLAASRNGAAPVTLVRMLLADGPLTERQVAREIFKLAAFSSLLAVITAILTWGIPH from the coding sequence ATGCTCCAGATTAACACGACCGCAGTGGCATTTCTTTCCTTTGCAATTCCATTTATTGCAACGCTCTTGATTACCCCTCTTCTAATCAAAACCTTAACTAAACGCGGCGTACTCGTCCAAGACTATCACAAAGCGAACAAACCATTAGTTCCTAAACCGGGTGGCCCAGCTATCATCGTATCTCTCATTCTCGGTGAAGCGGTGGTTTACGTCGCAACTGGGAGCACAGGCGCTTTGGCTCTGCTTCTAGTAACCGGAATCGCAGGCGCAATCGGTCTCATCGACGATATTTTCACGTTAAGCGGGGCTTTGAAGCCTGCGCTTCTCATCATAGGGTCGCTTCCAATTCTTCTTCTAGACACTTACAGCTTCCACCCAGAGTTTCCGCTCTTCGGAGCGGTAAGACTCTCAATTATCTACCCACTCATACTATTGATCGCTATCCCAATTACTTCGAACACCGTTAATACAATTGATGTTCTAAACGGAGTGGTCAGCGGCTTCATAGTAATCATCTCCATACCTCTGATATTCGCTATGCTTCTCAAAGGCGAGACCACGATTGCCTTAGCTACGCTACCGATTATCGCCACATCCCTCGCCTTCTACGTCTTCCACCGCTTCCCCTCCAGGATATTTCCAGGCGACTCGGGTAGCCTCACTCTCGGAGCCCTTTACGGCGGCTTAGCGGTCGTCGGAGGCGTCGAAGTAGTAGGAATAGTTGCTTTGCTCCCAGCGATACTAAACTCGTTCTTCTTCCTATCAAGCGTCAGACGGTTTGTGGAGCACCGAAAGATCAAGCAGCGTCCGACAAAGCTCCTCGAAGGGGAAAGGCTAGCTGCTTCGAGAAACGGTGCAGCTCCGGTGACTTTGGTACGAATGCTTCTCGCCGATGGGCCGTTGACGGAGCGACAGGTCGCCCGAGAAATCTTTAAGCTAGCCGCCTTCTCCTCGCTACTAGCCGTTATCACAGCTATTCTAACTTGGGGTATACCGCATTGA
- a CDS encoding N-acetyltransferase codes for MPQEKDGIFYHLGKNVKLGRDVKIWHFAYVGDGAEIGDNVSIGSLAHVDYKTVVGSGTRIAGMAYIPPLSVIGRNVFIGPAAVLTNDRYPMSSRLEGVTIEDEAVIGARSVIVSGVKIGRRAVVAMGSVVTKDVPPETVVMGVPAKPAYNRAEYDRKKSEWEKHLE; via the coding sequence ATGCCTCAAGAGAAGGACGGAATATTTTACCATTTAGGGAAGAACGTGAAGCTCGGTAGAGATGTGAAAATCTGGCACTTCGCCTATGTTGGTGATGGCGCTGAGATCGGCGACAATGTTTCTATCGGTTCACTCGCTCATGTTGACTACAAGACAGTTGTCGGAAGCGGCACCCGCATAGCTGGTATGGCGTATATCCCGCCGTTGTCTGTTATCGGCAGAAACGTCTTCATCGGCCCTGCGGCGGTTTTAACCAACGACAGATACCCAATGAGCAGCAGGCTTGAAGGGGTAACGATTGAGGATGAAGCTGTGATAGGCGCCAGATCCGTGATTGTTAGCGGCGTGAAGATAGGGAGAAGAGCAGTGGTTGCAATGGGTTCTGTAGTAACGAAAGACGTACCTCCAGAGACAGTGGTAATGGGAGTTCCCGCCAAACCAGCCTACAACCGAGCAGAGTACGACAGGAAGAAGAGTGAGTGGGAAAAACACTTAGAGTAG